Proteins co-encoded in one Brassica rapa cultivar Chiifu-401-42 chromosome A02, CAAS_Brap_v3.01, whole genome shotgun sequence genomic window:
- the LOC103849024 gene encoding transcription repressor OFP1, with protein MGNYRFKLSELVPNAWFYKLRDMGKSRKKQHNSTVSLSPIKKHQPVPTPTPTTARSPRLPLRRSSSYYARPRKSVRNRATTVSSAPPKQVTESFSPPEFRSDQLLIPEESSSHSPCSSCVSSKAATLTPPPELDLHPIITKPTTTVRKTAVSTSPAGVRLRLRSPRISTRKTASSGGARIAGTSATASSRRSRAVVKASVDPRRDFKESMEEMITENKIRESKDLEELLACYLCLNSDEYHHIIINVFKQIWLDLNLSPHLSL; from the coding sequence atgGGTAATTATCGGTTTAAGCTATCGGAATTAGTCCCTAACGCATGGTTTTACAAACTGAGAGACATGGGGAAATCAAGGAAAAAGCAACATAACAGCACGGTGTCTCTTTCTCCCATCAAGAAACACCAGCCAGTTCCTACTCCTACTCCTACCACAGCACGCAGTCCTAGACTTCCTCTTCGTCGCTCGTCTTCTTACTATGCAAGGCCCAGAAAGTCTGTCCGCAACCGCGCCACGACCGTCTCCTCTGCTCCTCCGAAGCAAGTCACTGAGTCTTTCTCACCACCCGAGTTTCGCTCTGATCAACTACTCATCCCTGAGGAGAGCTCCTCGCACAGCCCTTGCAGCAGCTGCGTTAGCTCCAAAGCCGCAACTCTTACGCCCCCTCCGGAACTCGATCTCCATCCGATCATCACCAAACCCACCACCACCGTGCGCAAAACGGCTGTGAGTACTTCTCCCGCGGGTGTGAGACTTAGACTGCGCTCGCCAAGGATCTCCACGAGGAAAACTGCGAGCAGCGGCGGCGCACGGATAGCCGGCACATCGGCGACTGCGAGTTCGCGGCGGAGTAGGGCGGTGGTGAAGGCGTCGGTAGACCCGAGGAGAGATTTTAAGGAGTCGATGGAAGAGATGATCACAGAGAACAAGATAAGAGAGTCCAAGGATCTAGAGGAGCTTCTAGCTTGCTATCTCTGTCTCAATTCTGACGAGTATCACCACATTATCATCAATGTCTTCAAGCAAATCTGGCTTGATCTTAATCTTTCACCCCATCTATCTTTATAA
- the LOC103850738 gene encoding uncharacterized protein LOC103850738 yields MVRSIRIWLGEWKKNGNEEWDFIVDPEDYGYGLLISKTATFDMLDQIVRRRYSLSQRTPVVVTYRLPSWMLVPLGNKTPPTTIANTSDLSLILNVRTWLEDLAILVTVGPKGVAEYHFLCRTSFNIGATSYVFDMTATENSRAAYESLVFGDRAAQTERVMNAIFPEEAMLLFHRVSLEMAHADCYRANRNHNTAPVREIIELDNDDDEVMMEGTLEDVVQGWFYQL; encoded by the exons ATGGTTCGCTCTATCCGTATTTGGCTAGGTGAATGGAAGAAAAACGGAAACGAAGAATGGGATTTCATAGTCGACCCTGAAGATTATGGATATGGGTTGTTGATTAGCAAGACAGCCACCTTTGATATGCTCGACCAGATCGTAAGGCGCCGTTACAGCCTAAGTCAACGGACTCCGGTGGTTGTGACGTACCGTCTGCCTAGCTGGATGCTCGTGCCACTGGGTAACAAGACACCACCAACAACGATCGCTAACACGTCTGATCTCTCCTTGATCCTTAACGTGAGAACCTGGTTGGAGGATCTAGCAATCCTTGTAACAGTGGGGCCTAAAGGAGTGGCTGAGTACCATTTCCTGTGTCGAACAAGTTTCAACATTGGTGCAACCTCGTATGTTTTTGACATGACTGCCACTGAAAACTCAAGGGCTGCGTATGAAA GTCTTGTGTTTGGTGATCGTGCAGCCCAAACTGAACGGGTGATGAACGCGATATTCCCTGAGGAAGCGATGCTTCTTTTTCATCGAGTGTCTTTGGAGATGGCGCACGCTGACTGTTACCGTGCAAATCGTAACCACAACACAGCTCCGGTGAGAGAAATCATTGAACTTGACAACGACGATGATGAAGTAATGATGGAAGGAACTCTCGAGGATGTTGTGCAAGGTTGGTTTTATCAACTTTGA
- the LOC108870744 gene encoding uncharacterized protein LOC108870744, translated as MPEQITQAQAPSVFWDVGMDLLNYPTHGPTEGITGEGVENTMRFWQDVANEGFACPEGLHVNDPPGNQNMGVGEPNAATDDNGGGSSTGSTHAPLVPTYIGEQVRTNEMVEEPSAIQLGESACILPTNTEKRAGKALEKTPTEFAEGSKATIHGGREKKGGQRAEQTSSEGSSTEGELGEYGNNVTEGMMFRNREAFKQHMAIYAISMKFQYRSRKSEPGLMVLECCGLNCPWRVYAVKLKDADVFEVRKVVSEHTCSIDERGGYQTQATSSVIGELMRNKFGSAGGGPKPREIRQMMRGDHDVNISYWKAWRSRDVAIDKAKGTTQSSYHLLPDYLQRLVTANPGTITKLYTETVEGGGERFKYMFVAFGASIKGYEFMRKVVVVDGTHLKGKYAGCLLTASAQDGNYQIFPLAFAVVDSENDSSWEWFFEQLSAFVERDDELVFVSDRHMSIYKGLSKVYPGVGHCICVVHLKRNIRSNFRARHLEYLVAKAARTFRLQEFYTTFNEIKTMDPACAEYLLDIGLEHWARSHFPGKRYNIMTSNLAESWNSVLREAREFPVIPLIDFIRTKLTGWFATRREAAQKNMGSMSPKVSGMLTKSFEQTGGYGVTQIGEDEYEVRNKNGGSFHVDLDKKTCSCYEFQVLAIPCSHAIAAAIKAKISVESLVLPAYTIEGLRSAYAGSVLPVPDYTGVSDLVSDFGGMKLCPPVTRRPPGRPKKQR; from the exons ATGCCAGAACAAATCACGCAAGCCCAAGCACCGTCTGTGTTTTGGGATGTGGGAATGGACTTGTTGAACTACCCTACACATGGTCCCACCGAAGGAATCACTGGTGAAGGGGTTGAGAATACTATGCGTTTTTGGCAAGATGTTGCAAATGAGGGGTTTGCTTGTCCAGAAGGTTTACATGTCAATGACCCACCGGGAAATCAAAACATGGGTGTGGGTGAGCCAAACGCAGCAACGGATGATAATGGCGGTGGCTCATCAACAGGATCGACACATGCCCCGCTTGTGCCGACATATATAGGTGAACAAGTGCGTACAAATGAAATGGTAGAGGAACCGAGTGCGATTCAACTAGGGGAGTCTGCATGCATCCTCCCAACGAACACAG AGAAGAGGGCTGGTAAAGCATTGGAAAAGACGCCAACAGAATTCGCTGAAGGGAGCAAGGCTACCATACATGGTGGACGTGAAAAGAAGGGTGGTCAGAGGGCAGAGCAAACTTCATCGGAAGGGAGTAGCACCGAGG GCGAGTTAGGAGAATACGGAAACAATGTTACTGAGGGCATGATGTTCAGAAACAGAGAGGCTTTCAAGCAACATATGGCTATTTATGCCATAAGCATGAAGTTTCAGTACAGAAGTAGGAAGTCAGAACCAGGGCTGATGGTACTTGAATGCTGTGGTCTGAATTGCCCATGGAGAGTGTATGCAGTCAAACTTAAGGATGCTGATGTGTTCGAAGTTCGgaaagtggtatcagagcatacATGCTCGATAGATGAGCGTGGCGGTTATCAGACTCAAGCTACTTCATCGGTTATTGGAGAGCTAATGCGAAACAAGTTTGGAAGCGCCGGCGGAGGACCTAAACCGCGTGAAATAAGGCAGATGATGCGTGGCGACCATGACGTCAATATTTCATACTGGAAGGCATGGCGTTCTAGGGATGTGGCCATTGATAAAGCTAAAGGTACCACACAGTCATCTTACCACCTCTTACCAGACTACCTACAAAGGCTGGTGACTGCAAATCCGGGGACGATAACAAAACTCTACACTGAAACAGTTGAGGGTGGTGGCGAACGTTTCAAATATATGTTTGTCGCTTTTGGCGCTTCAATCAAGGGTTATGAGTTCATGAGAAAAGTGGTGGTGGTTGATGGTACTCACTTGAAAGGGAAATATGCAGGGTGTTTGCTGACTGCGTCTGCCCAAGATGGCAACTACCAGATATTTCCTCTAGCTTTTGCAGTAGTTGACAGCGAAAACGACTCTTCATGGGAGTGGTTTTTTGAGCAGTTGTCGGCATTTGTTGAGCGGGATGATGAGTTGGTGTTTGTATCTGATAGGCACATGTCTATATACAAAGGTCTTAGCAAG GTCTATCCGGGAGTGGGGCATTGTATCTGTGTGGTTCATTTGAAGAGAAACATAAGGTCAAATTTCAGAGCTCGGCACCTGGAATATCTCGTTGCTAAAGCAGCTAGGACCTTCAGATTGCAGGAATTCTATACAACTTTTAACGAGATTAAGACAATGGATCCGGCATGTGCTGAGTACTTACTTGATATTGGGTTAGAGCATTGGGCCAGATCACATTTCCCGGGAAAGAGATATAATATCATGACAAGCAACCTTGCGGAATCATGGAATTCTGTTTTGCGGGAAGCTAGAGAATTTCCGGTAATACCTTTGATCGATTTCATTCGTACTAAGCTCACAGGTTGGTTTGCAACGCGAAGGGAAGCAGCCCAGAAGAATATGGGTTCAATGTCGCCAAAGGTCTCCGGAATGCTAACCAAAAGTTTTGAGCAGACAGGTGGATACGGCGTAACTCAAATTGGAGAGGACGAGTACGAGGTGCGCAACAAGAACGGAGGGAGCTTTCACGTTGACCTCGATAAAAAAACATGTAGCTGTTACGAGTTTCAGGTGCTTGCCATTCCATGTTCACATGCTATAGCTGCTGCAATCAAGGCAAAGATTAGCGTGGAATCGTTAGTTTTGCCTGCATACACTATTGAGGGGCTGAGGTCGGCATATGCAGGGAGTGTATTGCCAGTGCCTGACTACACAGGTGTGTCTGATTTGGTTTCTGACTTTGGTGGTATGAAACTGTGTCCTCCAGTGACAAGACGCCCACCTGGGAGGCCGAAGAAGCAGAG ATGA
- the LOC117131688 gene encoding uncharacterized protein At4g04775-like translates to MSTQTKGSSSSAPGGTRSRRRRVEKPRGIPQFCRCGEEAVIRTSGTAKNPGRLFYCCPNGSEEDKFHLFTWTDERVVEEVEDLKCEVSELKADISNVRAELSSITKDSERTKLMVELARDRKCCCAIL, encoded by the exons ATGTCGACCCAAACCAAGGGAAGCTCCTCCTCAGCACCCG GGGGAACACGTTCTAGGCGGCGAAGAGTTGAGAAACCGAGGGGGATCCCGCAATTCTGTCGTTGTGGTGAAGAAGCAGTGATTAGGACATCAGGGACTGCAAAAAACCCCGGTCGGCTCTTCTACTGCTGTCCGAACGGATCAGAGGAG GACAAATTCCATCTTTTCACATGGACTGACGAACGTGTGGTGGAAGAGGTAGAGGACCTAAAGTGTGAAGTTTCAGAGCTGAAAGCAGACATCTCCAATGTTAGAGCAGAACTAAGTTCAATAACGAAAGATAGCGAGCGTACCAAGCTAATGGTAGAGTTAGCAAGAGACAGGAAATGTTGTTGTGCTATATTATAA
- the LOC117131689 gene encoding uncharacterized protein LOC117131689: MSSGADETDETPHLQFPPRMFAVGDEPLGIRVTPYHKPSAITKILNALTEDEIEAIRKTPFGKLVEIADKPSFSGRFGRFLISRQLKIVKKNEAWFLFAGKPVRFSLREFAMVTGLNCQQYPTHSKKRSTKSITEKPYWGELFGLMTEVPVSYVVSMLRKKTVTDPEIRFKYALLALLSAVIVPTSHNPRIAHQHAEMIKDVDQFLAFPWGRASFDMLMSSIKERDEVSLSQNTIALKGFVLSLQLLMIEAVPSLTGVVEDGGSSASDGDESVDEDGKGKKSINTVHVTDIDTAAKAHVVSIITAGVEEFLLNPELGFSDDGEDVLVTNMVKCVEDGFAFANSHFTGGATKADVNRMREDGKTGKKRSRKNTKVNLKEPVTEALDADYVADIVRKSVSTELSKMGVQIQNLVDNVTTSHQLLRSDIEDMFQIFRRDITKLVTPLCTAPHNPPPPPTPHSSHFGMRNQSGSTTPANTNNIINEAVRFANQHSLQTKKVTSPCLFLKHNLIATIFGDAILFDVIGYNGRERCSRRNADVLSDKDAPAVETNPHVQDSADARSDTDDPAMETNLHLQDSVDVLLDTNAPAVETNPHLQDSENLPRSKEPTVVGDSRDPLVAENDPISKDSGDTSLAFPQPTFSLGLTQEDPQLSKTSAPDSEDYGDEHMTVDPPPTSNENDAPAPLYRKSKRPRVVPRSLVGDYQCDKRILVRAWEAHVNATRRVPNVDYAVKFAELSSKLESPFTIKLDGLSLTSKELSAIVDRSTHLPPKALDVLIHHTRLVFQSYPVSLQSKNSVFLDTKFVSLLAKTFFKFSKAPKKESFRFPAALADYLVRDFPIDEANRFYFPFNFDKKHWVGVCVDSSLGQVSVLDSNTSLRTDGMITSEMRSISQMFPYILKQAGKQCSSKDMKTFTIDRPRSIPQNTTSFDSGVTSIFLIQAHAVGGLEVCKCITPDVLDVEVERLTVMIYEEYMGLI, from the exons ATGTCGTCAGGCGCCGATGAAACCGATGAAACCCCACATCTTCAATTCCCACCTCGCATGTTCGCCGTTGGTGATGAACCACTAGGAATTAGGGTTACTCCATATCATAAACCTTCTGCCATCACCAAAATTCTAAACGCTCTAACTGAAGATGAAATCGAAGCTATCCGGAAGACCCCTTTTGGGAAACTGGTGGAAATTGCCGATAAACCGTCATTCTCTGGACGATTTGGGAGATTTCTTATATCAAGACAGTTGAAGATCGTGAAGAAAAACGAAGCCTGGTTTCTTTTCGCCGGTAAACCAGTTAGGTTCTCCCTCAGAGAATTTGCGATGGTGACCGGCCTCAACTGCCAGCAGTATCCCACTCATTCGAAGAAAAGGAGCACGAAGAGTATAACAGAGAAGCCATATTGGGGTGAGCTTTTTGGGTTAATGACTGAAGTTCCGGTAAGCTATGTTGTTAGCATGCTAAGGAAGAAAACAGTTACGGATCCGGAAATTAGGTTTAAGTACGCCCTGCTTGCTTTGCTCTCAGCCGTTATAGTGCCAACGTCTCACAATCCGCGAATTGCTCACCAGCATGCCGAGATGATCAAAGATGTTGATCAGTTCCTTGCGTTCCCGTGGGGGCGGGCTTCCTTCGACATGCTTATGAGCAGCATAAaagagagagatgaagtatCACTATCACAGAACACCATTGCTCTCAAAGGGTTTGTGCTATCATTACAGCTTCTAATGATTGAAGCTGTTCCGTCGCTTACTGGAGTTGTTGAAGATGGTGGATCTTCTGCCTCAGACGGCGATGAATCTGTTGATGAAGATGGAAAGGGAAAGAAAAGTATCAATACTGTGCATGTCACTGATATTGATACTGCCGCGAAG GCTCACGTTGTTTCTATTATCACTGCGGGAGTTGAAGAATTTCTTCTCAACCCCGAACTCGGATTTTCCGATGACGGTGAAGATGTGCTTGTAACCAATATGGTCAAGTGTGTTGAAGATGGATTTGCGTTTGCTAACTCCCATTTTACCGGTGGGGCTACCAAAGCTGACGTGAACCGAATGCGTGAAGACGGTAAAACAGGAAAAAAAAGGTCACGGAAGAACACCAAAGTGAACCTGAAAGAGCCTGTCACGGAGGCTCTCGACGCTGATTATGTTGCAGACATTGTAAGAAAGAGTGTCTCAACAGAATTGAGCAAGATGGGGGTACAAATCCAGAATCTCGTTGACAATGTAACGACCTCGCATCAGCTTTTGCGCTCCGACATCGAAGACATGTTCCAGATTTTTCGGAGGGATATTACGAAGTTGGTCACTCCTCTTTGCACTGCCCCACATAACCCCCCACCACCTCCTACCCCACACTCATCTCATTTTGGAATGAGAAACCAGTCGGGTAGCACCACTCCTGCAAACACAAATAACATCATCAATGAGGCTGTCCGTTTTGCAAATCAGCACTCACTCCAAACAAAGAAGGTGACCTCACCATGCCTTTTCTTAAAACACAATCTAATTGCCACCATATTTGGTGATGCAATACTCTTTGATGTCATAGGGTATAACGGCCGAGAAAGGTGTAGTCGAAGAAAC GCCGATGTCCTTTCAGACAAAGACGCTCCTGCTGTGGAAACCAATCCTCATGTACAAGACAGT GCCGATGCCCGTTCAGACACAGACGATCCTGCTATGGAGACCAATCTTCATCTACAAGACAGT GTCGATGTCCTTCTGGACACAAACGCTCCGGCTGTGGAGACCAATCCTCATCTACAAGACAGT GAAAATCTCCCAAGATCAAAAGAACCTACTGTAGTTGGTGATAGTCGAGACCCACTCGTGGCTGAAAACGATCCCATATCGAAGGACAGTGGAGACACTAGTCTTGCATTTCCCCAGCCAACATTCTCCCTTGGCCTGACGCAGGAAGATCCTCAACTATCCAAAACAAGCGCCCCTGACAGCGAGGACTATGGTGATGAACATATGACAGTCGATCCACCACCAACTTCCAATGAGAACGATGCTCCAGCGCCGCTTTACAGGAAAAGCAAGCGTCCACGAGTTGTTCCTAGGTCACTAGTTGGTGATTACCAGTGTGATAAACGTATACTGGTGCGTGCGTGGGAGGCGCATGTGAATGCCACTAGAAGGGTCCCCAACGTTGACTACGCTGTGAAATTCGCTGAACTTTCATCGAAGCTGGAGTCCCCATT CACAATAAAACTTGATGGCTTATCTCTCACTAGTAAAGAGCTCTCTGCAATTGTTGACAGGTCTACGCACTTACCACCAAAg GCTCTTGACGTCCTCATTCATCATACCCGTTTAGTTTTCCAATCCTATCCAGTCTCCCTCCAATCAAAGAACTCTGTTTTTTTGGACACAAAGTTTGTCTCACTCCTTGCTAAGACGTTTTTCAAATTCTCCAAAGCACCTAAGAAAGAAAGTTTTCGATTTCCAGCCGCATTAGCTGACTATTTAGTTCGAGATTTCCCAATTGATGAAGCTAATCGTTTCTACTTCCCGTTCAATTTTGACAAGAAGCATTGGGTTGGTGTTTGCGTTGACTCATCCCTAGGCCAGGTTTCTGTTTTAGACTCAAACACCTCTCTCAGGACGGACGGGATGATCACGTCAGAAATGCGTTCTATTTCGCAGATGTTTCCTTACATACTGAAACAAGCTGGGAAACAATGCAGTTCCAAAGACATGAAGACATTCACCATCGACAGACCTCGTTCCATCCCTCAGAACACCACCTCCTTTGACTCCGGCGTTACTTCTATTTTTCTAATCCAAGCTCACGCGGTTGGGGGTCTCGAAGTCTGCAAATGCATCACACCTGATGTGCTAGACGTTGAGGTCGAGCGCCTCACAGTTATGATCTATGAAGAATACATGGGACTCATCTGA
- the LOC117131685 gene encoding uncharacterized protein LOC117131685: METNLHLQDSVDVLLDTNAPAVETNPHLQDSENLPRSKEPTVVGDSRDPLVAENDPISKDSGDTSLAFPQPTFSLGLTQEDPQLSKTSAPDSEDYGDEHMTVDPPPTSNENDAPAPLYRKSKRPRVVPRSLVGDYQCDKRILVRAWEAHVNATRRVPNVDYAVKFAELSSKLESPL, from the exons ATGGAGACCAATCTTCATCTACAAGACAGT GTCGATGTCCTTCTGGACACAAACGCTCCGGCTGTGGAGACCAATCCTCATCTACAAGACAGT GAAAATCTCCCAAGATCAAAAGAACCTACTGTAGTTGGTGATAGTCGAGACCCACTCGTGGCTGAAAACGATCCCATATCGAAGGACAGTGGAGACACTAGTCTTGCATTTCCCCAGCCAACATTCTCCCTTGGCCTGACGCAGGAAGATCCTCAACTATCCAAAACAAGCGCCCCTGACAGCGAGGACTATGGTGATGAACATATGACAGTCGATCCACCACCAACTTCCAATGAGAACGATGCTCCAGCGCCGCTTTACAGGAAAAGCAAGCGTCCACGAGTTGTTCCTAGGTCACTAGTTGGTGATTACCAGTGTGATAAACGTATACTGGTGCGTGCGTGGGAGGCGCATGTGAATGCCACTAGAAGGGTCCCCAACGTTGACTACGCTGTGAAATTCGCTGAACTTTCATCGAAGCTGGAGTCCCCATTGTAA